The sequence below is a genomic window from Coffea arabica cultivar ET-39 chromosome 4c, Coffea Arabica ET-39 HiFi, whole genome shotgun sequence.
CCGTGAGGTCCTCGACGCCTACCTCCGCGACCGCGCCGCCACTGCCGGAGCTACCGTGATAAACGGACTATTCCTGAAAATGGAAATGCCTAGCTCCAAAACAGCCCCTTACTGCCTCCACTACACCGATTACAAAGCGAAAACCCGCGTCTCCGGCGAGAAAAAGACTCTGGAAGTCGACGCCGTAATCGGAGCCGACGGTGCCAACTCCCGGATCGCAAAGTCCATCAATGCCGGAGACTACGAATACGCAATAGCCTTCCAAGAACGCGTAAAAATCCCAGACGAAAAGATGAAATACTACGAGGATCTTGCCGAAATGTACGTCGGAGACGACGTCTCACCGGACTTTTACGGGTGGGTTTTCCCCAAATGTGACCACGTGGCGATCGGCACCGGCACTGTCACCCACAAACCCGacatcaagaaattccagctaGCCACAAGGCTAAGAGCCAGAGACAAGATTGCAGGGGGGAAGATCATAAGAGTGGAGGCTCATCCCATCCCGGAGCATCCCCGGCCGAGGAGACTGCTGGACAGAGCCGCATTGGTGGGGGACGCGGCCGGATACGTGACGAAATGCTCCGGCGAGGGGATTTATTTCGCGGCGAAAAGCGGGAGAATGTGTGCAGAGGCAATAGTTGAGGGATCAGAGAATGGAAAGAGAATGGTGGAAGAAGGGGATTTGAGGAAGTATTTGGAGAAGTGGGACAAGACATATTGGCCGACTTACAAGGTTCTTGATGTTCTGCAGAAGCTGTTTTACAGGTCGAATCCGGCAAGGGAAGCATTTGTGGAGATGTGTGCTGATGAATACGTGCAGAAGATGACTTTTGATAGCTATCTATACAAGAAGGTTGCTCCTGGGAATCCCATTGAGGATTTGAAGCTGGCTGTGAATACAATTGGGAGTTTGGTGAGGGCTAATGCTTTGAGGAGGGAGATGGATAAGCTCAGTGTATGAGGGATTGGTTTTTTTTTACCAGACTTTTAAAGTTAGTTAATTAAACCTGTGAGGAGGGACTGATTAATTGTTAGTATTTGATacattttgtgtatttttttttttgaatgtggATTGAGGACTCAAAAAAATTAATGTGGATTGAGGAATAGTGATTCTAATTTGTGCATCCATAGTTCAAAGTTATATATGATCTTTCGGAGGAAGGTTGGATGTCAGCTTGTAATACTATAGTAGTAATTTGTGCTTTTCTGATCCCAAAGTGTACCAAGCTTGAAAGATCTCAAAGTTTCGTGTCCAACAATCACTTTGGTCTCCATGGGATAAAAGATGtggattccttttttttttttttttccttttgaaacaATGACGTTCACATTATTGTATTGATGtacttattcttcttttttttttttttttgtcaaaaattgaTGTACTTATTCGAGCGAGCAAATCTTATATAATTTAACAGTGTATATATACTATTAACGTAAGatgataatatatatactatTAACGTAAGATGATAATAGTATTAGTGGCATTGTTTGGATAGTCATTTTTTGCCGGAAAATTACATTGTTTTTCGTGATcatgttttttattattttatttcctcacatacatcaaatcgctacagtaatttttctacaaaaaaattctAGAAGATGCAATCCAAACATAGTGTTAGATAAATTAGCGTAAGATAATTATATACTATTAGTGTTAGATGAATGATAATCGTGCGAAATTTGAACTTCATAACTatgcaaaagttaaatttttgtataaattttttatttgtataaAAAATGTGGATTCAGTTTTTaaaagttgtaaaaaaaatttgtataatGGGGAAAGATATGTAAGATTTCCAACAGGGCCAATGCCTGTTTTGTGCCAATCAAATTCAAATGGACTATGAAACGTTGAAGTCTTTAAATGCTCAATTTTAGTATTGGAGGCCCAAGCTTTCAAGACGGATACTCTTCAAAAAGAAATctacactttttttttccttcaaaaaaaaaaaaaaaaagaaatctacACTTTCCGTACATTTATCATTTGTACCGTTAAGTGCATATAAATTGGAGGGAATGGAATTAACACTTTACCTTCTCAACTGTTTTCTGCCATGATATACGAATTATGCATACATGTCCAACTAAGTTCTTTTAATCTGATATAAGAGACTGATTACTGATGCCTACTAGTTCAGACATCAATGTGTTTTTTTATTTCTGGACGAGCAAATCTTTGGAATATATCGTTGTAAATGCAAGAAGAATAATTGGAAGCAAATTTGGTTTGTTTAgttaaattggtttaatttgcAAAATATGGCAAAATTGGTATAGAAAGGTGCATGCTCGTTGTATTTTTTATGGCAAAATCTCACTTctcatattattttttatttcaatatttATTAGATCGTTGTATCCTTCAAAAACATCTCATTTTAATTCGTTTCATGTCCCTTTAGGTTCCAACAATTATTTATAGGGTagaatacaaaaaataaaaaactaaataaCAATACATAACAGAAaacgaaaaatcagaaaatttattaaaaacccatttttagtttaattttatttctcaagtatGTGATCTTTTATATTCTGCTCTATTAGTAGTATTAGAATTTAAAGggataaaaaaaagaattaaaataggATGATCATGAAAGATATATGGCAATTTAATAAATGTTGAGGTAGAAAATAGTAAAAAAAGTAGGGCAGAAAATGTTTTGCGCGATTGTATATGGCCAAGAGGAAGAACGCGTTATGAAAACTTCTTCTACTTACTAAactaattttcttcaaatttggtTCTACGTCGCTTAATTGCATTGCCTTCAAGAGAGACTCAAAATCCATGTCTAGTCTTATAGCTAAGTTTTATTGAATTGCACGAACAGTTAAGAGGCCATCTTACATATTATTGTTCATTTTCATGCAAGTAGCACAGAAATAGACTATTACCAAAATGTTGACTTTGGATTCCCTTAATAATTAAAAGTTGGAAATTAAGTTATTTTCatactccctccatcccattgaaagtatcatattttttattttaagattcCACAAAATATTTGTCACGTTAAGAAAATCAAAGCCTTTTTCAGTTTCTTCTTCCAATATAGTCCCTCTGTTTAATCATATGTATGTtacaattcaaattcaaattttaaatttgtgagAGTAAGATTGAAAAGGAAAGTATAAACATCACAATCAAACCACTATTCTTAAAAAGTTGGATTCTTGAAACACGATAAAATAATTGGAACAGAGGGAATAATTAAAGGATGGAGCTAATATACGTAGCACAGAAATCGACTATGGCCAAAATATTGACTTTGGATTCCTTAATAATTAAAAGTTGGAAATTGAGTTATTTTCATAGTTAAAAGATGGAGCTAATATAAATCTTTCTTAATTTCGTAATTGTCACCTACTGATTTTCAGTCTGGCTAATGGATGTATATGACGGCCTTATGGACGTACAATAAATTAATGCCTAAAGTGTAGATTTGGGCACATAGTTTGCTCCCTGGCCTTTTGATTTCTGTTCATAGCTAACCAATTAATTAAGAGGCATATTCTAGATTGAATACAAACGAAATAATTCATTCTCCTGAAATTTTTACACTTGCCGCAAGGAAGACTAACAAAACAAAACCTTGAGGCATAGTTTAGGAGTTTAGGATACAAAAGCAAGGAGGAAAAGCCTTGGtcattatatttataattttttggaGAGAAAATTTCACCAAGTAAAAAGTCTTTTAAAAAATAACCCCAAAATTTCTTTACTTCTACAGTTCTTTCATTACAGACCATCCAAACTAGTTGTCACTCCACATTATCTTTggacttccaaaaaaaaaaaaaggaaaagtattTGTTACTTTTGGTACAAAGGGTGCTAAATTTACTTTGGCTTTTCTAAATTTACACTTTAAATATAtagatgcttttttttttaagtagggCATCTTGACTTTAAATATATAGATGACTATTGACTTGTACGGTAAATATTACCATTTTTTTAAAGTAtgcattaaaaataaattactgGATTTAGCATTTCCCTTATATAATCCACGAGTTATGTTTCTTAATGAGTTTTTGGGCTGAATACGTTCTCGTCTAAGTTGGCTTATGGACGAACATGAAACTTTGAGAATGAACTTGATTATGAAGCAAAAATCTGAAGAGAACCATCTGTTTTCGAGTACAAATGCTATTTGTTTGGCAAACGATATTGACAGAGCAATTATTTTCTTGGCAAAGCAAAATTTTACAAATATCAAGATTACCTTCAATCAATCAACTTTATATACGCTCATTGATTTTTCTATACACTAATCACTGctcttttttctctctaatTAAGTATTTTATGTTATGGTCTCTCACTCTCCCCTCGGCCCCCCTAttattcttctctctctctcttgcactCACATTGATTGatcaattattttttataattatataacctAGTTTGGTGATAATCTTTATAGAAATTTTTTTGCTTCAACAAGCTCTTGTTATTCAAATCTAACACTTTTATTCAActtttttaaaacatgattcaaCTCCAACAAATTTCGGTTTAAAATGATTTCTGTTATGATGCCATTGTAACTCAATGCTTtagtatatttaaaaatttttttgacatGCAACAtgtatttttcctttaaattttgCTTGTTTATCGTACCTTTGAACAACTAatactattaaaatttttaCTACATTTTCCACTTTTATACTAGACATGTAAATCTTGGCTTCTATTAAGTACTCATATTTGTCATGTAAGCTTTGGTTTCTATCAAGTAGTCATATTCTCTTATACATTACATTACGTTGTATATTTCACCCGTCCTCGCTTCTTAAATTCCAATATTCCCTTgctaaaaaaaatccttttataTTCCTTAAAGATTGAAGGAAAAGTAAAGCtatttatttttgggttattttcatttttagccTATTGTTTGAGTTAAATATATAGATGACTATTGACTTGTATTGTAAATATtaacatttttataaagtaTGGATAAAGAATAGATGACCGGATTTAGCATTTCCCTCATATAATCCAGGAGTTAtgtttctcaatgagtttttgGGCTGAATACGTTCTTTGTTGCAAAAATGAAACTTTAAGAATGGACTTGATTTTGCGTAAAAATTTAAAGAGAACTGTCTGTTTTTTAAGTAAAAATGCCATCTGTTTTGATACCCATTTTGTTGCAAAAAATTTTCACTCTCACAGTAAACAGTCTTCAAtcatcttttcatttttaaattatatttttgtcTCACATATATCGtgtcacaaaaaataaaatattatagtaTTATTCTAAAAAGTTTTTCCAAATAATCTTCGATTCAAGTCATGGAAAACTTTTGAGATAGCAACATGCGCAAAACAGATTTACCAGAAAATATTGCAAGATTATAAGAttgagaataaaaaaaaaaaagctttatgAGAACTTCTCCTacgcaattttttttttggtcaatggTCAACTTCTCCTACGCAATTGATTTACctgatttccttcatttctttttgGGCCTACCAGGGTAtaggtggcaaatcaacccatttaattaaatttatccATACTCGTCCGTGAATAGATGGATAtggatattttaaatttttgtacatgggtataaatggattaCTGTCAGGGACACCAGATAATTCGACTATCTAGTGTGGagattagaaggaagaattaGAGAAGAGAGGCAGAAGAGGGAAGGAGAGAAGattgaagagagagaaagaatagaaattgttattttttcaaaaatgttGTTATTACAATTAATGGTGGTCCCCACCTTTATAACAACCTGATTTTGGTTGTTAATCCTAACTGACTGAATACTCACCACTAAACTACATCGTTTTGATTGCAATTAATCCAAGCCTGACAATTCCCTACCCATAAAACAGACTCGTCCTCAAGTCTGAAATTCAGAGAATTGATGTTCAACAGAAGACTTGTCCTCCCAAGATGCCTCCTCATAATCCAAGTGATTCCATTTAATCAAAAACTGAATAACTGGCTTTGCATCTCGCATAATAACCCTCCTTTTCAGAATTACTTCTG
It includes:
- the LOC113742146 gene encoding geranylgeranyl diphosphate reductase, chloroplastic, yielding MASIALNLKTFVGLRPASPENNPITTLAKPSSTTTAARKQLRINAAKTSPKVTGRNLRVAVVGGGPAGGSAAETLAKGGIETFLIERKLDNCKPCGGAIPLCMVGEFDLPLDIIDRRVTKMKMISPSNVAVDIGQTLKPHEYIGMVRREVLDAYLRDRAATAGATVINGLFLKMEMPSSKTAPYCLHYTDYKAKTRVSGEKKTLEVDAVIGADGANSRIAKSINAGDYEYAIAFQERVKIPDEKMKYYEDLAEMYVGDDVSPDFYGWVFPKCDHVAIGTGTVTHKPDIKKFQLATRLRARDKIAGGKIIRVEAHPIPEHPRPRRLLDRAALVGDAAGYVTKCSGEGIYFAAKSGRMCAEAIVEGSENGKRMVEEGDLRKYLEKWDKTYWPTYKVLDVLQKLFYRSNPAREAFVEMCADEYVQKMTFDSYLYKKVAPGNPIEDLKLAVNTIGSLVRANALRREMDKLSV